Sequence from the Miscanthus floridulus cultivar M001 chromosome 16, ASM1932011v1, whole genome shotgun sequence genome:
gatacgtacattgacaaggtgttgaaacgattcaacatggaacagtccaagaaagggttcttgcctatgtcacatggtatgcgctttagcAATAAATAGTGTCCTTCGACAGCTGATGAGCGGAAgcgcatgagtaaggttccatatgccttggcagttggttccatcatgtacgccatgatatgtactcgTCCAAATGTCTCATTtgctctaagtgttgcgagcaggtaccaagctgatccaggagagagtcactggacacttgttaaaaacattcttaagtacttgagaaggactaaagatgtgttcctaatctatggaggtgaggaggagctcgttgtaaatggttacaccgatgctagcttccaaactgacacggatgattcacagtctcaatcaggttttgtgttcacaataaatggtggtgctgtaagctggaaaagttccaagcaggagacGGTGACCAATTCTACAGCAGAGGCCGAGTAGATTGCAGCTTTTGGAGCTGcgaaggaaggtgtttggatgaggaggttcctcattgaacttggtgtgtttccgaatgcgtccagcccattgaatctacattgtgacaacaatggggcaattgcgcaggctaaggagccaaggaatcaccaaaagaacaAACATGTACTGTGGAAATTTCACCTCATTTGAGAGTTCATTAGacgagatgagatcaagatgtgcaagatataCACAAATTTGAATAttgcagatcctttgacaaaggctcttccacagcctaagcatgaggcgcacatgagagctatgggtattagatatctttGAGATTAACTCTAGTGTAAGTAGGagattgttgggagtatgccctagagataatcatagagatgattatattgccttgtatccatgatatattataagttcattgaatttccattaaagacaacctatatcgattagcaattatgtgaattgtttgtgaaactcttttacttgtatggttattctaatgttgtcccttggtcagagttcgtgtgaggacacacatgaataatggatcagcacattattagttgatgactatgtttcacaagtcatagacatggagatgccAAACTAATAatatgggcacatgtatgacatggggctagactgacccaacgtgagacgttattatctctattcacatcatgtatgttatgtccttcgacctgagattgttgtatgtattcaagatgtgaaatgacctactcagggactatcaaacgctactccgtaacagggtagttataaaggtggtttttagGTTTGTcgagaaacatgctatgagacatagacaatcaagaaggaatttgccctcttgtatatgagagagatatcactggatcactctaatgattagatcaagaaatgcatggccgtgcttgggttaagtgttaacctatgagttggaccaaatatcgtgaggcaagggaataacaagtatgtggttttgtggtggttcgtctgatatgatctttgcgtacgcatagagttgacatgccttgctagaggccgctatcaactaatggccgagtaggagtactcgggccatgtctatgtgtgcatgaacccatagggtcgcacgcttaaggggctgaaagcctaattcggattggatccgagttagacaaggcttagggttactaatgggcctccaactcgggagctcattaggaacgcctataaataagtggggtgggcaacGGAGCTAGTGATCCACGCCATTTTGGCAGCCGTCGCCGCCCATCCTACGCCTGCGCCTACTGCTCCTCGCGGACCTAGCAGTCCGAAGGCGTGACGTTTCCTCCCTATACGTGTGGATACCTTGAAGTTGCTGCATCTagagcacaaggacgaaccgcaTGAAGGGGACGGACGTACGAACGACCTTGGAACTACATGACACTGCTACGACGCgtacgactacatcgagtcgcttccactgcacctgcgcgtctagtggtaatcccatgatctataactagcagtagatcctggtttatgagatcgatttttttattttctggctagcgtagcatcctcataaccctacaaacatttcttgttggcagtgactcacttcctatgctcaaggtcataggacatcttttgggattcaaaatctctctctagttgcccaagcggcatcagcctcgtttgtctccctcaccggtgccacaagctcagtgggacacggtgagatgACTacacagtccacctcagccaagatgaaggccaggtcaatctttttcttctactccgtgtagttgtcatctttgagagtggggatctctttgatacaacccattaagttgtatccacctgaaaacataattcatatagagagaacataaataataacaacaattgcatgccttgattcaaacgttggtcaaaattaaaaaatacaactgtttatacattaaatctacgtcaccattgggcagaaataaaaataatgcataaaatcattaaaattatgatattgttattaacaacgttggttagaaaataacatcataatcatgttaaaatctctttttctcctaattaaatatcacgttggttcaaaataactaggagaataaactatttctttagcagcggaaacttaaacataatttgtgaattttacccacaaggaaaattcatatttctactattttctttgagccatttttcatttttctagaaataaacatttactagaaaacaaaaaaataaggAAAGAACTGGGCTTAATCAATGCAGTTTCTCAGGCCCAAAACGACAAAACCGCCCTGGCCCAGCTCCCTTGCACTCGCGCTgacccgcacccaggccgcaacctgggcctaggccggcaaagccgCGCGGCCGCGTGCGCCCGCCCGGGCCGGCCTCCGGTCAGGCTACTCTCCGCCGTCCATCTTAATCCGACTGGCCACGCGGGCGTTTCGCTCGAACAAAAACGCCCGGCGCGGCGTCCTTCCCCGAACCCTAACTCATTCTTCTCTCGCCCTCTCTCTCTCACGCAGCAGCTCTTAGCGCAACGAGTAGCAGCAGCGACCAAGCGAGCATGGCGCCGTTGCCGGCCCTCTTGCCGACGTGCGCGCTCCCCAcgtgggtgagcacgccgccgtcgagcggactAGGGGCGGCGCCCTTGGCCGGAGCTCGCGCAAGCCCGAGGAGCGACGATGGCTCAGCTTCTCCCCGCTCGTCGACGAGACGACGACGGAGCTCCTTCCCGCACGCCGGTAGGAGACAACCCATGCGATGCCGGTGGTGACGCGCGGCAGAAGAGTCCGGTAGGTCCTCCTCTCCGTCGTCCGATCTGTTTCTTGGGTGAGGATTTTCTATGGTTAGGGTTAGAGACTGTTCTTCTTCCCTGAGATGATTTCACGGGTTAGTGTTCGGCTTTGAGATCCTTTCCAAAAACCGTCACCCTTTCTCTTCACTGTGCTTCactcgattagggttagggttactctTGCTACCGGCGACCGTCGGTCTAGCTTCGGCAAGCCACCTCCCATGCcctttcccctttccccttctctgtCTTTAGATCTTGCTGTGTTCTTCTCAGTTCTTTGCCGATTGGGGAttatggttagggttagggtttcgttagggttaggattaacccGATTCGTTTTTCGTTCACCCGATCTAGATCTAAAAACCCTAGAAGACCTaactctgataccattgttgagATCGAAAAGATCATCTAGGGTTAGATCTAGCGGGTTCTCTATACTGTGAATGCGATATCGAGAGTAGAGGGACagagaggaatagaagaagaacaagtcgaacctgacaccgcagagggagatggtccagaagccgccatctcgttcgtcggtgaagtctgcgcacgggcagctacgttcggggaagaggtcaatgaagtcgtcgacgtcggtggagcggggcggcacggctggtggcttcccgtcactggctgcgcccctctctgatcgggattagggtttaggtttcggtggggagctcggctcagacgaacctcgtactcagagccgccggcccccacctctatatattgcGCAGTGAGACAGGGGTCCTCTAGCCATAATGGGCTGGGCGCCTCCGATCAGGGCATGGATCAAAGGcctaggattagagatcaatcaaACAATTGGGAGCAATACCTTTCTCAATCATCTCATGAAGCAGGAGACAGGCCTCATAAGATTTCCCCAGGAAATTGAGATGACGGATCAAAGTATTGTATGTCACAACATCAGCGACAAACTCTTCACTTCCAAGCAAGCAAAGTGCTTCATGAAGCTTCCCAAGTTTACAGAGACTGTGGATCACAATGCTGAAAGTCCAGCTATTTGGAGCAATTCCCTTCTTGACCATATCGACGAAGAGCTTGACAACAGCCAACCATCTCCGATCATCACAAAGCCTCCTCATCACagtgttgtagttgacaacattgACATGACATCCAATCTCTGCACTACACTCCAAGAGGCACTTTGCAGCCCAAGCAGTTGACCTGCGGCAAACCCCATCAAGGAGGATATTCAGAGTAATCTCATTGGGACGCAGCCCAACAGACAGCATCTTATCTACCAATGCAAGGCTCTTATCTACTCTGCCATTTTTGCATAGTCCATCCATGTAAGTACTGTATGTGATTGTATCTATTGTCCACCCTTTTGCACTGCTCTCCTCAAGAAGCGCATCTACTTCCTGGAAAGCACAAGCCTTGCATAGAGCTTCAACCAGGACATTATAAGTGGCTGTGCTTGGTGCAAAACCAGCTGCAATCATCGTTTCCAAGAGATCCTTGGCCTCATGTATCATCCCACTCGTGCAGTAGGCGTGCAAGATAGGCGTATACGAGTGAGCATTGGGCTGGCACCCTTCCTCCAGCATCAAGTCCAGCACGCCAAGAGCCTCAGCCACCCGCCCGGCACTGCACAGCCCAGATATCAGCGTCGAGCAGGTGACTACGTCCGGGGCCACGCTGTTCACCGCCATCCCCCTCACGACCTCGTAGGCCGCGTCGAACCAATGCAAGCGGCAGGCGTACACCCCGCACGCGGCAGCGTCGGGCACGACGCCATCGGCGGCCATGGCATTTAGCACCGCGAGCGTGGCTCCCGGTTGAGACGCCGATGAGAACGCCGCGGCGGCCGTGGTGAAGCAGGCGGCATCGGGGCGGCGCCCCATGAGGCTCCGCATTTCGTCGAGCAGGTGCAGGGCCCGCTCGGCGCCGGCgcctgggtggtcaccgccactgaAGCAGCGAGCGCGGAGATGAGACAGTTGTAGTCGTACAGGTGTGGGGACCGTGGTCGTGACGGaagaggcgggggcgggggctggTCGGAGTGTTCCTTCGCGATGGCGGCGAAGTGGAGTAGGTAATCTCGAGCGGACTTGGACAAGCGGCGTAGATGCAGGAGACGGGCAATGGGAGCAGAGGGGGAGGGCATAAGGAGGTGGGGGAGACTGTGGCGGCGACATCTGAGAGCGGCGGCTGGCTGCAGCTTTGCTGCCCGGAACGCAAGAAGGATGTCTGCCCACACACGGGTTAGGTTTAGCAGAAAAAGGAGCGGTGAGATGATAGACaacaattgattttttttttggttgctgCCCGCAGCGGACGCAGCCTCCGCTCTTGGAAGTTGGAATCGCGGCGCGCCGCCTCCACGGGCCTCCCACGCTCCTCTCCCACTCCGTGAGTCCGTGCCCGCGAGGCCGCGAGCCGCGCATAGCGCAGACAACCGTCGCCTCCCCAAAGGTTGGTTTTTACCCGCCACGCTGGCCCTCCCGCCCCCACGCACGGAGGATGTTCGACGAAATGCCCGCAGCCGACGCCTTAGGTACAACTAGTCGGCAGTCGTGGGCACGCTGTTGCTACTCGTGGGGTGTTTCTTTGCGCGATGGTTTTTATTTGGGATTCGCTTTGCTTCTATTGAGGCCTGCGTTCTGTTCACGCGGGACTGTCTGCTTAGGGTTATTACCTACCACTCCCTCTATCCAAGTTACAAGAATGGGGTGAGTTAAAGAATGCTTTCTTTGAAATATACCTTGTTTTACTTTGTGTATCGATCTCTTAGATGGTCCAAGCAATTAATATGGCTTACATTGTTCTGCCTAATGTTGAAAGAGGAGATTATAATATGTTTTTTGGTATGTTCATATGCCTGTACATTCTGTTTTAGTTGTGCCGTGAGTTATTAACATACAAAATTGCTGATCATGCCATTCTCCACTTTGCTTCATACTTCTCAGTATTAGTTCCGTTTCATTGTTATGTAAAGTGAGTTTTAATCTTAACAACCTTCACCTGTGGTCCTCTTTAGCCTTGCAAGATTGACTCTGAGGAAAAGGCGAGGAAGGTTGTAGGGTGCTTCCGTGTTGTCGTCAAGGTGAATACCGATTTCCTACTGTACTACTACAAGCAACTACTTCCGATTATCTCTACTTTTTTACTTAAATGATGCCCAAGTGAAATCTCAGCACTGGGGTGTAGGATTTAGAATTGTGGCACTCAACTTTCGGCTTTCAAACATGTGAAGCTTAAGCAAATGGGAAATGCCCTAAAGATGGGAAGTTCATAATAAACCAATTTGAGGTTGAAATTTTGTTTTGCAAGGACCAGCCAAGACAACATAATATATTTACTCTGGGAGCTTGCACAATATGTGAAGTATTTGTTTTTTCAGGAACATTGGCTGGCTTCTAGTATGTGAGGCGGTTCTCTGTCTTGGTACTTCTGAAAAATTGAAGGGATTAGATGGAGCTGGTAATTTCAGGGCACTGAAAACTGCAACTGACTTTTGCAAAGGAGAATATAAGGTGTAATAAATTGTTGAAAATTGTCAAAGCTACCAGATGGTGGGGAGAAGATAAGGAGGCAGAGAGGAGAAGCTGACTTATGCAGAGAATAAGAAGGGGGCTGCTTGAGTTATTTGCTTGGATGATCTGAGCGCAGATATGGGGAGCATAGTACTATCCGTTTTGGCTATGGAGTTTTCATGTGAAGTTGTCTGTTTAGGCTAGCCGGGTATGTGTTGTGAAGTTGTGTTGCTAGAAAAAACTAATAGCTTTTAGTCACTAAGTTCTAACTAACAAGGCCACCAGTGGGTACTAGATAtattattgtgcacttttggtatgcCTCACAAGGCTATTTAGCTTTATTTGTAACACTTAACTCTAATCCTAAACTAGGAGGAAATTTCCCTTTTCTCATTTTTTCATCACTATAAAAGTAAAAGGTTGATGTTGCATATCCCTGTGGTGCCCCATACAATTAATTAGTTATTCCAACAAAGAACTATTCAGAAAATGAGTAGAATATGATTGGGTTAATCTTATTCAATCtgaattttttcttaaaaaacttGCACGGAAGACATCAAGCATTCAAGCTACACTAACATGAATACTGGCTGGTGGCTGGTAGAGAAGGTGATCCTGTTTGTCTTCAAATGTGAGATGTCAAATTTGAGATTATGTTAGGTTGTTCAATGTTCGAAGTTGATGAGGATTTCATCTCACGCTTTTCTCGATTGGTTCTCTTTTAATTTTCTTAATGAATTCATCTACCCTCCAGTGGCCTCCCACAATGGTGACCATGCGCCTGCAGCTTTACAGAACCTCGGTTCGTCACACTGGGGATCATTAATAGTCCACCAAATGCAATGATGCGCTGCCCAGCCTTCCGAGGTTTGATTTCTCACATCATGGTGTACtgatgttgtcaagattgatcaACTGATTGCTGTATGATTGGATCTGTGTATAGTTGAGTTTCATGCAAGTAGAGAGCATTTGGAACACTTGCAAATGAATGCGACTTTACCTGAAATTGTTCTACATAATTAAAAAATATAGGTACTTTATTTACAATTAATAGAAATGATTTTGTAAACCTAGACAATGCAATGCCCTGGAATGTATCTTACTCGTCCATTCTTCTTTACCATCAGTGCCTCCAAATATGGCGATTTGGCCACTGAAAACTTAATGTTTGATGCAGCTAGCTAGAAACTGAGCTGCAAGTTTGTGAGTATGATTTAAAAGCACACAGATTAGCCTACAGATTATTGGATTAGGTGTAAGATTTGAGGTTTTGTGCATCTTCCTTGTGCACTTTGATTTACTGAATCTGCGTAGTTTGGTTTCATCTAAACCTTGATATATATTTCCAGATATGCAATTTGGGCTTCGATATTTTCTTTAAAGGGCTAATTTATATTTTATTAATCACTTGTGCATTTACCCTTTCTGCTGGGAACTAAGCCTAACGGTTCAAGCGGTTCGAGCTTTGTACATGGAGCCTTTCAGCGCGCTTTGCTTAGCTGACGGGAGAATAAATGAACAGGGCACTTTGTCTCTTGACAAACAAGAAGCTAAACAAAGGAAGTTGTTACCTCAACCGCTACGCTGGTGAGTTGGCTTCCTTCCCTGTTCCTTCAATACAAAGATATATGAGGGTTTGAATGCTCGATGGATGCAGTGATTTGGTTTAGTTTAGTGTTACTCTTGATTTAAGCTGATTTGGGTTGGTGGATTGGTAGAACTGCCATTACAAACACTCTGTTTTCTGCATGATTTGAGGTGTAGAAATGTAGGCAATGCCATGGAATGAAAAATACAATGTATGTTTGTCCTGGAAATCTGAAATGTATAACTCTGCAAATATGTTTCTTTGGTTTTTTTCCCCCAAAATAGAACCATCTGAAGTTTCACTCTGCCAGTCTGCCGTATTCTGAAGCTCTTGCATTATCCAAACACATTTGTTATGGCATTTCTCTGTCTAATCTAAAATGTGTTAGCCTATAGGTTGGCCTGAATAAAGGTTCCACACATTTCTGACTAATGACTCGCTATTACTTCACATGTGTTGAATATTTTTGGCTTCCAGAACTCTCTTTACTGAAGCTGCAGAAATTCGAACAAAAGGGGTGTGCAGTTCGGGTGCCTTTGTCAAAATGACATCGATTTAGTTTTGAGGGAAATTAATTACAGTTAGTTTCGAGGGATTACACAACATTGATCAAACTGGTTTTGGTTCCACATTGTGTCTCTTTTAAGTTTAGCAATATTTTTGGTTCATATTTGAGGCAGATTATAGTCTTGGGACGTCTGCAAGTTTTAGTCTTCCTATTGCCTCCATTGGTTATAAAGGTGGTGTTCATGTCATCCATAGTAGTGTGGGAGGAGAGGAGGTTTCATGCCCACAAGGTGGTGTTGACTGCACAGCCTCATGTAATAAGATCAAAACTTTTTTTTATGGTTGCCAACACTATCTTTGGTATATTTTATTCAAATAGAATGGATATTGTTATGTAATCGATCTTATACTGCAATCTATCCAAAGTTCAAAATAGTTCCTCCGCAATGATGACTAAActtttgtaacaccctggtgttacattgtaacgttttgctgaaacatttcgtaagcatctgatTCAGGTGCATTtgtgtatgataggctttataatccatgtttggctttgaaacatttttacgaaacgggaaagcataaggttatgtttcgtgtcacataacgcGTTTATTACCTTAATCGAATTATTGTTAACGCTAAATGTTATAAAACGTTTTGGGAATGACGATAAAAAGTTGCAGTCGATGACATGGATGGCTAGCGCGTACGTCCCAGGGGTCGGGTTTGGGGTTTCGACGCGAAACCTTTCATATCGACGTCCTCCGCGTAAGTAtttgaagtggtcgacgaagccacctttggcattagttgtagaacaattggcttaagaagtagcgCAATGTCGCGACTGAGAGTGATGGCTCGGTGTACTCCTTTTCGCATCGAGCAATTGGAGTAGCGTTTGGAGCGCGGCGTACACattttctagctgctttaaaagTCGTGCACGTCACCTGGCTGAACTCTGGGCACGGTCACCACCCCGTTTGGTTTGCCAGCACGCTTTGCCGCGCGGGTCAGAGCCACTGCCGCGCCCGGCTGCGCTCGCTGCACCGTGCACGCGCACGACCCGCGCGTCCTGGCCTCCTGCTCGCTGCTGCCCGCCTACGCGCTCTgccccgctgctgctcgcctgccgCCACGTCTGGCCCGTCCTGCGCGCCGGCACGGCCACATTTTCCTTGTCACCGAGACGCGACGCGCACGTCTTGCTCTGCTCTGCT
This genomic interval carries:
- the LOC136510840 gene encoding pentatricopeptide repeat-containing protein At1g09900-like, which gives rise to MRSLMGRRPDAACFTTAAAAFSSASQPGATLAVLNAMAADGVVPDAAACGVYACRLHWFDAAYEVVRGMAVNSVAPDVVTCSTLISGLCSAGRVAEALGVLDLMLEEGCQPNAHSYTPILHAYCTSGMIHEAKDLLETMIAAGFAPSTATYNVLVEALCKACAFQEVDALLEESSAKGWTIDTITYSTYMDGLCKNGRVDKSLALVDKMLSVGLRPNEITLNILLDGVCRRSTAWAAKCLLECSAEIGCHVNVVNYNTVMRRLCDDRRWLAVVKLFVDMVKKGIAPNSWTFSIVIHSLCKLGKLHEALCLLGSEEFVADVVTYNTLIRHLNFLGKSYEACLLLHEMIEKGIAPNCLIDL